In Nitrospira sp., the genomic window GTGATCCAAACCGAAATCTGGAAACACGTCGGATCTGCAGAGAAAGCCGACGCGGAACGCCCGATCGTGCTCCAGTGCCAAGCTGGGAGGCGTGCAACCCTTGCTGCTCAAACCCTTGGAGAACTTGGATTCACGCAGACCTCTGCGGTCATCATGAACCTCGACGACTGGAAGCAATCCGGCAATCCTTTCGTGAAGTAATCGTTTAGGTATTCAGATTCCAACTGTGGAGAATCCCATGAGCGTCGACCGCTCTCTCCGTGTGATTGCCCGTGCCAAGGCCAAGACCGACCATGTGGGACAGGTGCGAGAGATCCTGACTGTCTTAGTTGATGCGACTCGCCGGGAACCTGGCTGTCTCAGCTACGAGCTTTTGCAGAACCATGCCGATCCGACTGACTTTGTGTTTGTCGAACGATGGGCCAGCCCGGTAGCAGAACAGGCGCATTTCCTGACGCCTCATCTGTTGGCCACGCTGCAACAGTTGACCGGTCTTCTAGCCTCTGAACCTCAGATCTGTCGGTATGGTGTCGTGCGATAGTTGGCTGTCTTGGTCGATCTCTGTCAGGATGAACCCCAGGATGGGATATCCTGAGATTCCCCTCCAAGTCGACGTTGGCACAACCGAACCCGCACGGAGAACCCAGACGATGACACTCGTGACGCCAGACACAGAACTCACTCTCTCGTACCACAATCAGCGAGCTGTCGTATCTCCCTGGGGCGCGTCGTTACGACGATACTTCTTTATTGATGCAGACGGGCAGGAGATCGATATTGTCTGGGGCTATTCTGGTGGGAGTGGGAAGCGAGGCGGACAGGGCGACGTGCTCATCCCCTTTCCCGGTCGCATTGGGAATGGCCAATATTCATTCGACGGGCAAGTATTCCAACTTGACTGCAATGACAAGGAGGGCCCCAATGCCATTCATGGATTTGTTCGGAGTCTGCCGTGGCAGGTGCAGGATGTTCACGCAAACAAGGTGACGTTTGAAATTCGTCTCGATGCCGAGACATATGCTGGACGAGGCTATCCTTTTTCACTTGCCGTAAGAGTGATGTATGACCTCGGTGCCTCTGGGCTCACCTGCACATTCACCGTGAGAAATGAAGGGCAACAGGCTGCGCCGGTCGGAGTCGGATTTCATCCCTACTTCACCGTTGGAACGTCTGTGATCGACGAGGCTGAGGCGCAGATCCCAGGAGCCGCCTCTGTGGAATTCAATGAGTGGCTTGTTCCAACAGGCAAGATCCTGAGCGTGACCGGCACGCCGTGGGACTACCGGCGATTTCGCGGGATTGGCCATCAGCGCTTCAACCATTGTTATGTACAGCTCGAACGTGACGCACAGGGAATGGCCACGGCATCCTTGCGTCATCCCGCAAGCGGCCGTGTCATCGACATGATAATGGATCCCGCGTTTTTCGCAGTGGTCGTGTATACCGGAGATGCCATTGCCGACGCGCCACGAGCCGCGCTTGCCATCGAACCGATGACCTGCGCGAGTGATGCGTTCAATCATCCGGACTGGGGGCTGAAGCGGCTCGTTCCCGGTGAGACATTCTCCGGGCGGTATGCTGTACGGCATCGGGTCATATCGTAAGGCCGCTTGTGGCTATCGTTCGCAAGAAGACTCAATAAAAAAGCGATGAGGCGTCAGGCGACTCCCTGGATCTAAAAACATGTGCGCTGATGTTTGGGGAAAAGGTTCAAGGGGAAGAGAAGCATGAATCTAGCGTGATGTCTGAAGCACAATTCTGGCTGTATGAGTCAAACGAATGCCTAAGCCGTTGGTCTCAAGCCACCGGCTCGGCCTTGCGTCACAGCAGACAATCTCTCAGGCGATTTTCCGGAGAGGAGCAGGCTTGTCGCTGGTTCGTTCACGGGAGAGATGGCCAAGCTTGAGCTGCAGCTCCTCGAACGACTCTGCTTGAACCTGTTGTTCAGGAGAGCTCTGCAGACAACCACGCCACTTACCCTGCTCTTGCCAGATCGTGTATTTCGTCATGTTGCAGAGTCTAGCTGTAAGTCGATACGCTGAAAAGAATTTTCTCTGTTTTTGCCGTGGTGCGTAAACAAGCGAGGCGGCAACTCCTCTGGGCGGGCATGACTCCTCGTGCAAACCTTGCTTCAGGTCTTGCAGTGGATGGATCTCAATACCGCTGATGCGCAAGCCATGACCTTTCAACAGATTGTCTCGAACCGACTGTCCTTTCGCGTGGCCATGGCCGGGTCCGGCGAGAAGCTGGTGCTCTGCCTGCATGGGTTTCCAGAATCCGCGATCTCATGGCAACATCAAATTGACCCGCTGGCGCAGGCAGGGTATCGGGTCTGGGCCCCCGATCTCCGAGGATATGGTGGCACGACGCGACCGACGAGCATAGACGCCTACCGAATTGAATCCTTGATGGATGATGTTACCGGACTTCTCGATGCCGCGCAGGTTCAACGCGCCATCCTGGTCGGGCATGATTGGGGTGGAATCATCGCCTGGTACTATGGGATGCGGCACGCCGGGCGCGTGGAAGCCTTAATCATTGTGAACGCGCCTCACCCCGCCTGCTTTGAACGGGAAGTACGACATTGGCGGCAATTGCATCGTTCCTGGTACATGGGATTGTTTCAAATGCCCTGGCTACCGGAAGCGGCAATGTCTACCGGTCATGGCTATGTGATTGGTGAGATCTTTCGGCGCATGACGAAGCAGATGCCGGATGATCTCATTCAACGGTATCGACGGCAAGCGTGCGAGCCAGGAGCACTCACAGCCATGCTGAATTACTATCGCGCCGCCCTACGCGGCGGCGGGGCATTGCGGCAGCGAAGGTTGGGATATCCTCCTGTCCCCGTCCCTACACTGGTGATCTGGGGAGTGCAAGATCACGCACTCGTCAGCGAGAATCTTGATGGGTTGAATGAGTTCGTCGACGACCTGACGGTGGTGACGGTCACCGACGCCGGACATTTCGTGCATGAAGACAAGCCGGAGCAGGTCACGCGCGACATGTTGATGTGGTTGCAGCATCACGAGCGAACCTGATTCATAGACGCCATAGCTGACCTTCCTCATCGAACCGCCAGACACTTTCTCCCTTTGATGTGCGTCAACGCGCAAGCCCCATTCGACTGCGTGCCTCCTCATGATTTCACCGTTCTTCATGCGCCCAATTCCCGCCTTGTTATGGGCCGAGTGAAAACCTCCACAGTCTGCGTCACGTCTCACCGCTGTCTTATCCCGCTGAAAGTAGCCAAGTTGTTGACCAATAAGACAACTGCGTTAGTATGCAATGAATTCCTTCTACGTCATTCACAGTCCGACGAGATGAGGTTCCCATGAGAGAAGCGACGACAGCCATGGCTTCGCCTGTCGACACAGAATCCGATCGACGCACCAGGGTCCTCCTTGTGGTCGCCTGCGTGATGCTGGCCGGCCTGATCTATGCCGTGGTGGCACGAGACGAAGCCGTCTCTTGCCCAAACGAACTGATCGGCGCATGGGTCACATCGGCGAAAGGATACGAGGACGGAATGATCGTGTTTACCAAGACCGGCGTGGCCTTCAGCGTCGGAGCAGAACACGTGGATGCGCAGGCCCTTCGTCGCCTCGAGGTGTTTCCTGAAGGCCCTCGTACGTTGTACACGGTAATCTACGGCGACTCGCGACGCGACGAGCAAACCTTGTCGTTCTATTACCACACGAACGAGCAGACCATCACCTTCAAGAACCAGTTGCATCTCGTCTGGACCAGAAAAGCGATGCAATCATGAAGGGAGTGTTTCAGCGCCGACAGCTCTTTGTTCATCCGGTTCAATACTGGTTTGTGATCACCACCCTCCTCTACTTCGCCTGTCTCCTGCTCACGCTCTATGCCGTAGTGTTCCTGCCGATGGCTCAGCCGCTCTATGATTCGACTATTTCCTGGGAACAACGCGCGGACATTGCGACGCAGTTTCTCGAGTTGAATGGGAGAATTTGGCCCTGGTTGATCATCACATTTCTCGTGTTGCTCCTCCATTCCCTGTACTTCATGCATCGCATTGCCGGCCCGCTCTATCGGTTTACGGCACTCTTTCGGTCGATCGGAACCGGTCAACTGCATCAGCGGGCACGCTTGCGGAAGCATGACTATTTGCATCGAGAAGCACAGGCCTTGAACAGCATGCTGGACCATTTCGAAAGCAGGATACAGGCCGTCAACCTGCAGTCGGCACTTGTGGTAGAAGCCTACGAAGCCGTCGCGCGGCGGATTCATGAGCAGACTTCCGACCAGATCACCCCTGCCCTTCAGATGCTCGATGAGGAGATGGGACGGTTCAAGACCTGTCTGGCTGAATGTGAGCTACAGACACAGCAACCACTCGCACAACAGTGCTCTGAACGTGCCGAATCGAGCACCAGTCAATCTTCCACTGCAATGAAGGCCGCATAATCATGGGAGAACCACTTCGAGCGACAAGCCCATCCGACCACCAGGCCGACACTCCAACCGACACCAACGTCTCCAAGGAATCCTCCGGCCCACGTCCGGCACTGGTGTCAGTGCCATTGCAAGATGCGCGAGCGAAGTCGAGCGGCGATCGCACGCACAAACGCCGATTGATGAGCTTCGTCCATCCGCTCCAAGCGCGTGTCCTCAGCCACGTCATTGTGTATTCGCTGATCGTGTTCGTGGTATTGGCCATCCCGGTCTTCAAACCACTCCTGCAATCACTCGACAATCCAGCCCTCTCCTGGCAGAAGCGCGCCGTGGTGGCCGACGACTTGCTCAACCTGCACGCCAGATTCTGGCCCTGGGCGCTTGGCGCGAGTGTCGTGGTCCTGATCCATTGCATTCATTCCTTGCTGCTCATGCAACGTGTCGCCGGCCCGCTCTATCGTCTCGCGCGAGTGTTTCCCCAAATCGGTGATGGGAACTTATGTATTCGGGCCACGTTTCGAGAAGGTGACTATCTTGTCCCGGAAGCCGATCTCGTGAATCAGATGACCGCCCAGCTGCAAACGAAAATTAATATGCTGAAACATGCGCAGGTCATGCTGGCACTCGACACCGCGCGGTTCAAAGAAGTGGCCGTCATCAAGAATGATCCAGCCTTGACGGCTTTGGCCAAGCAGATGGAGCAGAACCTGGCCGGGCTCAAGACCTCCCTCGATACATTTAAAACCTACAGCGGGTAGATGGTCAGGATGGGAAACGGGACCGTGCGTGTCATTCGAAAGCACCCATTTTGTGCGGCGCCACAGTCTGCGCTCACACAGACTGAAGGCTTCACCCTCATTGAACTCATGCTCGCGGTCTCGATCGTTGGGGTATTGGCTTCCCTTGCCGTTCCGAATTACGTGGACTTCATCGAAAAGGCCCGCATGGCCAAGACCGTTGCGGAACTCCACGGCCTCACGAAAGAAATCAAAGGATATGCGCTTGGTGCGGAACAATATCCAGATTCACTGGCGGACATCGGACGGAGCACGATGTTGGACCCATGGGGAACGCCGTATCAGTACTGGCGAGTCAACTGCGATCCTGTTTATGACATCGGCAGCCTTGCCAAACTGAAATTGCGTAAGAAGGGAAATCCACGAGTGATCCCTGCCGCTGACTCCCCCTTCACGCATAACGATTGGCATCGTTCTCTCGCCGTTGATAACGGGGATCATCAAGATCTTCTCCATTTTGCTGCTGGTGGTGGCAACGGTGGCGGAGGTGGAAATGGAGGGGGGGGCGGTGGCAATGGCGGCGGCGGGCAGAATTGTGGACAGGGTGGAGCGAGGAAGGACCGTCACCTCCACCCGATTAGTTCAGACTTTGATCTTTACAGCATGGGAACGGACAAAGATTCTGTGAAGCCCCTGACGGCACAGAAGAGTCATGATGATGTCATCCGGGCAAGTGATGGTGGGTATTACGGCTTGGCCAGGAACTTCTAACTCGTTGAGACCATGCAAACTCCGTTTTCGCTTTCACTCCTTCACAGCCGCATCGGGCGCCGGATTCTTGGTCTGTTCGTGCTCTGTGCGCTGGTGCCGACCTCCATACTCGGATGGGTTTCGTACCGGCAAGTCACGGAACAGCTGATCGTTCAAGCTTCGGCCAGACTGAAACAGGAGAGCAAATCACAAGGGATGGTGCTGTATAGCCATCTCCTGACCTTGACGGCCGATCTGGATCGGATCGCTTCCGAATTGCCGAAGGATGGAATCGTTCTTACAGACACGGCCATCACGGCCTCGGTGAAAGAGTTGGGTCGGCGCTTTCACGAGATTCATCTTTTAGCAGCTGGGGGTTCTGGCCGCCGTGGGCTCACCCAGGCACAGATCGCACATCTTCAGGAAGGGAAAGCCTTGCTGGAGATTCATCCTGTGCCGGACCACCTTCCTCAGCTCACCCTTACTCGCATCGTGAACCCACGCCGATGGGACGCAGGACTTCTCTCCGCTCAGATCGATGAGACATCACTGTGGAGCACACAGGTCAAAGAGGCCCTGCCTGGGGATACGGATCTTGTGATCGAGGACGGCGCCCGACAAGTGCTCTACACAACCTTTTTGCAGCACGTCACTCTTCCTGATTTCAGACGGCGGGACGTTGTCGCCCCGATGGGCGAAGGGGCTTTGTGGCGTTTCGGCAGGCAGGAGTATGTCGCAGGGGCTTGGTCGATGCCGCTTCGACATACGTTTCTTGTCGAACCATGGGTCATTGTGCTGAGTCAACCCAGAGAATCGGCGCTGGCTCCGGTTGAGCAATTTCGCCACACGTTCCTGCTCGTCATCGCGTCCGCGTTGAGCGCTGTTGTTCTGCTCAGCTTCGTACAGATCCGCCGTAGTTTGTACCCGGTGGCGGTCTTGCAAGAAGGCACGGCCCGTCTCGCGGGTGGCGATTTCACGACTCGCGTCACCGTGAAGAGCGACGATGAATTCCACGACCTCGCAAGCTCGTTCAATAGTATGACTGGAAAGCTCAGTCAGCAGTTTCACATGTTGGAGACCATTTCGGCGATCAGCCAAGCGATTCTTTCGAGCCATGAACCAACGGCCATGATCAAGATCGTCCAGTCACGCATTACTGACACGATCACGTGCGACGCCGTGGGGATGACCTTGGTCGATCCTGAAGAGGGAGGCTCCGCCGTCCTATGGGTGCGTGTCATTGACGGTCCATCAGATCATGAGTCGCAGGCCTATCCGTGCCAGTTTTCCGACGACCATCTCGCCGCGATGAAGGCCCACCCCACCCACTTTATTGCTACGGCCTCTACCCTGCCGCCATACCTGACGCCGATGCAGAAGCCGGACCTCTCCCT contains:
- a CDS encoding antibiotic biosynthesis monooxygenase, with the protein product MSVDRSLRVIARAKAKTDHVGQVREILTVLVDATRREPGCLSYELLQNHADPTDFVFVERWASPVAEQAHFLTPHLLATLQQLTGLLASEPQICRYGVVR
- a CDS encoding alpha/beta hydrolase — encoded protein: MQTLLQVLQWMDLNTADAQAMTFQQIVSNRLSFRVAMAGSGEKLVLCLHGFPESAISWQHQIDPLAQAGYRVWAPDLRGYGGTTRPTSIDAYRIESLMDDVTGLLDAAQVQRAILVGHDWGGIIAWYYGMRHAGRVEALIIVNAPHPACFEREVRHWRQLHRSWYMGLFQMPWLPEAAMSTGHGYVIGEIFRRMTKQMPDDLIQRYRRQACEPGALTAMLNYYRAALRGGGALRQRRLGYPPVPVPTLVIWGVQDHALVSENLDGLNEFVDDLTVVTVTDAGHFVHEDKPEQVTRDMLMWLQHHERT
- a CDS encoding prepilin-type N-terminal cleavage/methylation domain-containing protein — translated: MVRMGNGTVRVIRKHPFCAAPQSALTQTEGFTLIELMLAVSIVGVLASLAVPNYVDFIEKARMAKTVAELHGLTKEIKGYALGAEQYPDSLADIGRSTMLDPWGTPYQYWRVNCDPVYDIGSLAKLKLRKKGNPRVIPAADSPFTHNDWHRSLAVDNGDHQDLLHFAAGGGNGGGGGNGGGGGGNGGGGQNCGQGGARKDRHLHPISSDFDLYSMGTDKDSVKPLTAQKSHDDVIRASDGGYYGLARNF